In the Arachis ipaensis cultivar K30076 chromosome B04, Araip1.1, whole genome shotgun sequence genome, CATTCCATTGGTAATGTTTGATAATAATTAGTATTACAAAGTATAGGTGAGTATAAAGTATGTGTGATTAATATTAATGTGGAAATGGAGATATAGTTAATTACTTAACTTCAGACATACGAAAATTAACACTTTTTTGGCTAATCATGACTATAGCGCagatagattttttttaaaagataggGTTATCAATTTATGTTACTAGTTTTCTTGGTGTAAAGAGTTTGTAAAGTGCGTTGTGGACTTTTAGAAACTAACCCAATAGAAAAAGATCAAAGCCGAGTCTATATTGGGCCGAATCCGGTCTGCCATTTTTTCTATTTGAATAAAATTATCATTTGAATTTGGGATGGGCCCAGTTGCCAATTTGAGAATATTATTTTGGGTATATTGAACCACAGCGAAAATTTGAAGCCCTTTCCTTGAGCTCTCGACTCTCGTGGCCACTTATGGTACAGCGAATAGAAGCTTCTAGCAATGGCCATGGCAGAGCACTGCATCTCAGTTTGGAAGGGATGATCGTAATCTTCGACGCACCAGATCCAGATGGAGTCCTAGCATAGTTGCAGGAGCAGCGTATTGGAGTGGGTATTGGCGGTGGGTGAATGAGGATACCATTCCAATGATGAAAGATGAAGCATGAAGccggagaagaagaagagttttctCAGGTTCAGATAGTTCCAAATGATAATGCTTTCTAAATATTATATTGATATGAGAATATTGTTTCTTATTACAATACGCAAAGTTAAACTAAAACTTTGCTTTTTTATCTATATTTACTTAATTTTTCTAAGTACTAATAAAATTACAATGCTTTCTAATGATTCCTTGTTTACCAACAAGGACTTCAATCAAACTCATTTTTATCATGGAGGCTTTAAAAGCCTCAAAAAACAGTGTTTGATTGGAAGCCAACAGATTGATTGCATTGATTGTCTGTGCACCCCTTGTATCAAACAGCACTTGATCGCTGTTAAAGGGTCCATCACCACGCTGAAgatttatataataattattatcaaACTCAAAAGCAGTTATCTGGTCCAAATTTGTGACATTTTCTCCCTTTGACCCATTATTTTTGCAGTTTCGGCGACGGGAAAGTGTACACCGTCCTCTGCCAATTGTGTGAGCACCTGAAgaagtgaaaataaaaaatattagaaacatAAATTACCAAATAATTAAAGAGAAATTCTATGCTACTGATAGTGAAAATCAACATGTGATGCTGTCACTAGGTGTTACTGTAAAGTTGCTGtgtgcatatgtatatatatatatagttatctcgtaaacaaaaaataaattcatTTAAACTGAGAAgattaataaagtaaaaaaataaagaattaattattattaagttTGTGATTTTCATATGTAAGGATAATTAAACTCCTCACTTTTTAAATTAACCCATCTTCATTTATTTTGGAGAAGCTAGTTTGATTCATAGACAAATAATGCTACATTTTTCTTATTTGATAATTATGTTTAGCAATatcctttttttaaaaaagtgaATAAAATAAGTTTTTGTTGTATACATAACTAGCCTAttatattatcaagaaaaaaacAGAATATTGGAAAACATTTTGGTTGTACCAACCTTTTGTGGATCATCTCTTGTACTAATTTGTTGTTTCTTTTAACAGCTATAATCAATTATTATGTGAATCATTGTTTCTGAATTATTTAAAGATGTGTGTGCATCCATAAATAGATATATTTCTATTGTCTATACTCCATATATAAAGGAAAACTTATCTTTTTAATCTAAAATGAAAAGGTACACAATAACATGCAcaaatttaatttgttgtttGAATAAAGAGTTAGAGATACACAAGTCTTAACATATATAATCATGTCTGTTTATTCAAAATAAATGGATACAAGCAACTACTCTGATTTTAGCAATGATGTAAAGACATCAATCTCTTCAGTTAAAAAAATGGATATATCATTAGTATTGGTTGTACCATTATGAAAaatcatctttacttttctcaAAGTATGATAATCGGGTGCAGTACCATTTAAAAGAAattctattttcaaaattttagtgTAATTCATTTGTAATAAGCCACTGAAATTATTAACAGCAGCATTTATATTCAGTGGCACATTAATCACAAACTTATACTCATTATTTATGGAGTAGTTTTTGCGCTTCAACGCcttcttataaaaaaaatcataaataaatcaTGAATAACATTTTTAGCACAATCTACTTTATATATGGTGTAATTTATTAGTTTcgtttatataatttaaaacgTGGCAATAGCACCACATTCCAACCGCACTACATACTGTCCGCATGCATGATGATTATAACAGTCACCATAGACTTACCCATAATTAAAACAGTTATAAACTCATTCgtataatcaaattttaaaatttataagaaAGGTTGAAGATAAACCTGAAAGTGCCACTAAATCATTCATATCAAGACCCTTTTTCTGAAATGCCGAAATGAGCTGAGGGAGGTTGGATTTTGGACCAGGAATGTCCGAATTTGCCAAGTCGAAGCTTGCTGTTTCACTATCTCTTCTGCCCAAGGGAACTTGCCAAGTTGGACCATTTGACTGTCAAATCAAGatagttaaaaaaaatgaataatgcaCACTAATCAATTGAGATGAACATGCAAATTAAAAAGAAAGTTTACCATCTCCGAAGACACTTCGGCAGCAAGTGCGACAATATCAGCGCAGGAAACAACCCCAGGACAAGCTTTCTCGATATTTTCCTTAATCAAATTGATCACATCCAACCTACGAATGGAGTCCAGATTCGGCGCTGCAAGTTGTTCGCTTCTAATAGAAGCGGTATCATTTAACAAAATTGATCCATCACACCCCTGCATACATACATATCCATGATTAGAATCTTTCTACAATAATTTACGATAATAACATAGAAATTAACACAATTTTGTATACTTACTTGGACGAAGCAATCGTGGAAATGAAGTCTTATCAAGCTGGCGAAAAGCCGCTCATCTTTTCCAGGCCCCTTCGAAACATTAAGAAGAACTTGTCGTACAGTTGACTGGAGAGAGGGACATGTATCTTTGTAAAAGAATGGATCTAATAATTGTGCTCTGGTGGTAGGAACCACAACACACAAAATCAAAGGgaataagaaaagaaacagaaactTCATCTTGTATGATTGTATATGATAGAGAGTGTTTGAGCGGCTTTCTCTGCAGATACAACACCTCTATTTATACTAAAACTTTGACCATtcctaaatatttattttaacaggtttaattataaatattaaataataccTTCTTATAAAGAGTGAAATAAACATTAAGTGTTAAGTTAGAGAAAATCAAAAGACACTTGTATAACTAAAACAGTAAAACTCTAGAAGTATCATTATACCATTTGTGgctaaaaaaatagaaattaatatGCAACTTGGTTTAATGAATATTATTTTACAAAGTCTAATAATATACATGTGTAAGCTTGGAACGtttaattataatatattaagaAGTAGAGTTTCATTTTAGAtaagattaatttaaataaaataataataaaaaaatatgcaaaaaaaattgcaaaaatattaatttataaaaaatatttattttttatatttttatatttatttttaatttattcaattataTGAAACacccaaaaaaataataataatcaaatattATATATTGAGTAAGTAAATACAAACAATTATTCTCCAATTTTAGGTTTTACTATATATATTTGGTGGTCCAAGATTTGTGATTGTTTAGTATTAGCCTATTAGGTGCTTAGGTAGTATAGTTATATCTCATTGTTTTTTCTTATTTACATTGCATTTaagctaattaaaataaataaaacccaAAATCTGAAATCAATTACCAAATAAAACTAAaaccaaactaattaaactacATCATAGCTTATTTTTATATAATCAGTTAATAAAAGTAATTTGTTCAcggaattttaaaattaaaacataagCAGTTAAGTaccatatttttaaaatttcaggATAATAAATATCAAATTTCCATTGTTAAATTGGTTAGTGATTATGTtggataaatttaaataaaaaataaaaatcattccACGATAATTTAGCATGATTTTGGATGTATAATTTTGTTGTAAGTTTCTTATGTtttattgattttataaattaaaatatacaataaatataaatattatatatcttGAGTAAATAAACACAGAATTATTCTCCAATCAAAAGGTCTACTCTATATTTGGCAGTCCAACTtctaattttatcttatcttgtatGAGAAGTTTTCTTGTAAATAGCAAGTTTGTTGTTTATATAATTGTATgacatttttttttgaatatttacGTGACTTGCTTTACATATAGAAGACTAGAGGAGCTATTTATAAGAAAATTGGAACAAGGCTGTTCCTATAGTACTACATGCTAAAGGAATTAATTTTGTCGTaatgtacatatatatacatattcatAATTATAATTACTTAGAAATTTTCTTCGTattgctatttttttcttttacagcCTACTTAATTACTATTATTGttgaatataattaattaaaaaatgccCTCCAAGTGCAGCTGTTAGTAACATATTAACATGTATTCAACACATTCATAAATACATATCTTTAATAAAGTAACAGTAATTAATAGGGTAAGAAACAAGATCATGAAGATGATCAAATGCACATATATATAGACAAGAAAGCGGAGTGTTGGAGTAATTGCAATTATATTTGAAATATTTATGTTAAAGTTAATACAATTAAAATGCATAAATGATCATATAAtacatattaaatatatattttaaaattataaaatattttttaaccttgcatatcaataaaataaaataaaacaatttttCACATCCTTATTAATTATATCCGTTGACCGTTCTCTTTTTATTTTGTCCTTAGTTTTTCACTTTttccatatatatatagccaTTTTATAAGAAAACTTGTCAGCACTAGCTAGCATTTAAAAAAGGATTAATATTCCATAATTGGTATAATAAGGTGTAATCTCACATTAATATATgcttttaaaaatcaaaatattaataaCCAGGCTAGAAGTCTATGTATGTCATTTAATTTCATGATAGGTAAGTTTTATTATGtacaataaataaatgaatagatAATAACATTAAAATTTAAGTAAAAACAGTATTACacatggcaaaaaaaataaatgaatagatAATAACTTAACTCCTTAAAATACANNNNNNNNNNNNNNNNNNNNNNNNNNNNNNNNNNNNNNNNNNNNNNNNNNNNNNNNNNNNNNNNNNNNNNNNNNNNNNNNNNNNNNNNNNNNNNNNNNNNNNNNNNNNNNNNNNNNNNNNNNNNNNNNNNNNNNNNNNNNNNNNNNNNNNNNNNNNNNNNNNNNNNNNNNNNNNNNNNNNNNNNNNNNNNNNNNNNNNNNNNNNNNNNNNNNNNNNNNNNNNNNNNNNNNNNNNNNNNNNNNNNNNNNNNNNNNNNNNNNNNNN is a window encoding:
- the LOC107636020 gene encoding peroxidase 53-like, with translation MKFLFLFLFPLILCVVVPTTRAQLLDPFFYKDTCPSLQSTVRQVLLNVSKGPGKDERLFASLIRLHFHDCFVQGCDGSILLNDTASIRSEQLAAPNLDSIRRLDVINLIKENIEKACPGVVSCADIVALAAEVSSEMSNGPTWQVPLGRRDSETASFDLANSDIPGPKSNLPQLISAFQKKGLDMNDLVALSGAHTIGRGRCTLSRRRNCKNNGSKGENVTNLDQITAFEFDNNYYINLQRGDGPFNSDQVLFDTRGAQTINAINLLASNQTLFFEAFKASMIKMSLIEVLVGKQGIIRKHCNFIST